Proteins encoded within one genomic window of Gemmatimonadaceae bacterium:
- the eno gene encoding phosphopyruvate hydratase yields the protein MSFIVDVHAREILDSRGNPTVEVDVTLESGAAGRAAVPSGASTGEHEALELRDGDARRYLGKGVTRAVRNVIEKIGPALRGMEAADQIGVDRHMIELDGTANKGALGANAILGVSMAVARAAAVESGLPLHRYLGGPLARTLPVPLMNILNGGAHASNTVDFQEYMVVPVGAKTFADGLRMGAEVFHSLKKVLTKRKLATSVGDEGGFAPDLASDEDALKVIIEAIEAAGFAPGKQVAIALDCAASELFKGGKYTFKKSGGGTRDAKGMVELYAKWLEEYPIVSIEDGLAEDDWDGWAALTTALGDRVQLVGDDLFVTNTERLARGIENGVGNAILVKVNQIGTLTETLESIEMARAAGYLSIISHRSGETEDTFIADLAVGTGAGQIKTGSASRTDRVAKYNQLLRIEEQLGDLAEYPGGAIFGL from the coding sequence ATGTCATTCATCGTTGACGTTCACGCCCGCGAGATCCTCGACAGCCGCGGCAATCCGACGGTAGAGGTCGATGTCACCCTCGAGAGCGGCGCCGCGGGCCGCGCGGCCGTGCCGAGCGGCGCATCGACGGGTGAACACGAGGCGCTCGAACTCCGCGACGGCGATGCCCGGCGCTACCTTGGCAAAGGCGTCACCAGGGCGGTGCGCAACGTCATCGAGAAGATCGGACCCGCGCTGCGGGGAATGGAAGCCGCCGATCAGATCGGCGTCGACCGCCACATGATCGAACTCGACGGCACCGCCAACAAAGGTGCGCTTGGTGCGAACGCGATTCTTGGTGTCTCGATGGCGGTCGCGCGCGCTGCCGCGGTGGAGAGCGGACTCCCGTTGCATCGGTACCTGGGCGGGCCGCTCGCGCGCACGTTGCCGGTGCCACTCATGAACATTCTCAACGGCGGTGCGCACGCGTCCAACACCGTCGACTTCCAGGAGTACATGGTGGTTCCGGTCGGCGCAAAAACGTTCGCGGACGGACTCCGCATGGGCGCCGAAGTGTTTCACTCGCTCAAGAAAGTCCTCACGAAGCGCAAGCTCGCGACAAGCGTGGGAGACGAAGGTGGGTTTGCCCCCGACCTGGCGAGTGACGAAGACGCGCTGAAAGTGATCATCGAGGCGATCGAGGCGGCGGGTTTCGCGCCGGGAAAGCAGGTGGCCATCGCGCTCGACTGCGCGGCGTCGGAGCTGTTCAAGGGCGGCAAGTACACGTTCAAGAAGAGCGGCGGCGGAACCCGCGACGCCAAGGGCATGGTCGAGCTTTACGCCAAATGGCTCGAGGAATACCCGATCGTCTCGATCGAAGACGGCCTCGCCGAAGACGACTGGGATGGCTGGGCCGCGCTGACGACGGCGCTCGGCGACCGCGTACAGCTCGTCGGAGACGACTTGTTTGTCACCAACACCGAACGCCTTGCGCGCGGTATCGAGAATGGCGTGGGGAACGCGATCCTCGTCAAGGTGAACCAGATCGGCACACTCACCGAAACGCTCGAATCAATCGAGATGGCGCGCGCGGCCGGCTACCTGTCGATCATTTCGCATCGCAGCGGTGAAACCGAGGACACGTTCATCGCTGACCTGGCCGTGGGCACCGGCGCCGGACAGATCAAGACCGGAAGCGCGTCGCGCACCGATCGCGTGGCCAAATACAATCAGCTGCTTCGCATCGAGGAGCAGCTAGGCGACCTCGCCGAGTATCCGGGCGGCGCGATCTTCGGACTGTGA
- a CDS encoding 1-acyl-sn-glycerol-3-phosphate acyltransferase codes for MRTLFTLLTIAVATPLLGASVIVGALMRLPDRPGGLFDRVPRAWAWLILKAAGVRVVVHGEDRIAGREANVFAANHVSWFDVFVMAAALRHYKFIAKAELERIPIFGRAVRAAGFIFIDRNNRKAAFAGYEAAADRMRDGFSVIVYPEGTRGASYALRPFKKGPFVLAIAAGAPVVPTIVHGTREVQAAGSFFIRSGVVHLHFLDPVPTAGLSYDDRDRVARLTWDRMAAAMESLHGVRSTAPGPALDSSDIVPLPPDTARPLTHQST; via the coding sequence ATGCGCACGCTGTTCACACTGCTCACGATCGCCGTGGCTACGCCGCTGCTTGGGGCGAGCGTCATCGTGGGTGCCCTGATGAGGCTCCCCGATCGTCCGGGGGGACTGTTTGACCGGGTGCCGCGCGCGTGGGCGTGGTTGATCCTCAAGGCGGCCGGCGTGCGCGTGGTGGTGCATGGCGAAGATCGGATCGCGGGTCGCGAGGCGAACGTCTTCGCCGCGAACCACGTGAGCTGGTTCGATGTGTTCGTGATGGCAGCGGCGCTGCGCCACTACAAGTTCATTGCCAAGGCGGAACTCGAGCGCATTCCGATCTTCGGGCGTGCGGTGCGCGCGGCCGGCTTCATCTTCATCGACCGGAACAATCGCAAGGCGGCCTTCGCAGGCTATGAGGCGGCCGCCGATCGGATGCGTGACGGATTCTCGGTGATCGTGTATCCCGAAGGGACACGCGGCGCGAGCTACGCGTTGCGCCCGTTCAAGAAGGGACCGTTCGTGCTCGCGATCGCCGCCGGCGCCCCGGTGGTTCCGACGATCGTCCACGGGACGCGCGAGGTGCAGGCTGCGGGGAGTTTCTTCATCCGCTCCGGCGTGGTTCATCTGCACTTTCTGGATCCAGTGCCCACGGCGGGGCTCTCCTACGACGACCGCGATCGCGTCGCCCGCCTCACGTGGGATCGCATGGCGGCGGCGATGGAGTCGTTGCACGGCGTGCGCTCGACCGCGCCGGGCCCGGCGCTCGATTCGTCCGACATCGTCCCATTGCCGCCCGACACGGCGCGGCCCCTCACCCATCAGTCCACCTGA
- the thiL gene encoding thiamine-phosphate kinase, with the protein MAHLTRTTTLGPGREFDLIRAMLEIWGPMAAGIGDDAAIVEVPAGQQLVVSTDSSVEDVHFRRRWLAPEEIGYRATQAALSDLAAMAASPLGFVVALTLPRAWHAELPALASGIGQAAHETGATIRGGDLTSGSSLSITVTVLGAASAPLGRAGAQPMDQLYVTGALSGPLRAVRAWERGTPPSAWCRDRFARPRARLREARWLAARGAHAMIDISDGLASELEHLASAGRFELRVDVDRIPCGDGGSWREALESGEEYELLVAMPREVDVDAFARTFGIPITAIGHVRQAESAMVVATHGGVRVDLARGHDHFST; encoded by the coding sequence ATGGCCCACCTGACGCGCACCACGACGCTGGGGCCCGGTCGCGAGTTCGACCTGATCCGCGCGATGCTCGAGATCTGGGGGCCGATGGCGGCGGGGATCGGCGATGACGCCGCCATCGTCGAGGTCCCTGCGGGCCAGCAACTGGTCGTGAGCACGGATAGTTCGGTGGAAGACGTGCACTTCCGACGGCGCTGGCTCGCCCCGGAGGAAATCGGCTACCGGGCCACGCAGGCTGCGCTGAGCGATCTGGCGGCGATGGCAGCATCTCCGCTGGGGTTCGTTGTGGCGCTTACGCTCCCGCGAGCCTGGCATGCTGAACTGCCGGCCCTCGCTTCGGGCATTGGCCAGGCCGCGCACGAAACGGGTGCGACGATCCGTGGCGGCGATTTGACCAGCGGGTCGTCGCTCTCCATTACGGTTACCGTCCTCGGTGCGGCCAGCGCGCCGCTGGGACGCGCTGGCGCTCAGCCCATGGACCAGCTGTACGTGACCGGCGCCCTGAGCGGGCCGCTGCGCGCGGTTCGCGCGTGGGAGCGCGGAACGCCACCCTCCGCATGGTGCCGCGATCGGTTTGCGCGACCGCGGGCGCGCCTGCGCGAGGCGCGATGGCTCGCTGCGCGCGGTGCCCACGCGATGATCGACATCTCCGACGGTCTGGCTTCGGAACTCGAACACCTGGCAAGCGCCGGCCGGTTCGAGCTTCGCGTTGACGTGGACCGCATACCATGTGGCGATGGCGGGTCGTGGCGCGAAGCACTCGAAAGCGGTGAGGAGTACGAACTGCTCGTGGCGATGCCACGTGAGGTCGACGTCGACGCGTTTGCGCGGACATTCGGCATCCCGATCACGGCCATCGGCCACGTGCGCCAGGCGGAGAGCGCGATGGTCGTGGCGACGCACGGTGGGGTGCGCGTTGACCTCGCCCGAGGCCACGACCACTTTTCGACGTGA